A genomic region of Glycine max cultivar Williams 82 chromosome 15, Glycine_max_v4.0, whole genome shotgun sequence contains the following coding sequences:
- the LOC106796149 gene encoding uncharacterized protein yields MVYGKSCHLPVELEHKAYWALKFLNFDETASGEQRKTQLLVLEEMRWNAYESFRLYKDKIKAYHDKKMLKKEFRPGQQVLMFNSILKLFTGKLKSKWSGPSLSKRSGHMEL; encoded by the coding sequence ATGGTTTACGGCAAATCTTGTCATTTACCAGTAGAATTGGAGCATAAAGCATATTGGGCTTTgaagtttttgaattttgatgagaCTGCATCAGGGGAACAAAGGAAAACACAGTTGTTGGTGTTGGAGGAAATGAGATGGAATGCTTATGAGTCTTTCAGATTGtacaaagataaaataaaggCCTACCATGATAAGAAGATGCTCAAGAAGGAATTCAGACCAGGACAACAAGTATTGATGTTTAACTCCATATTGAAGTTATTTACGGGAAAACTCAAATCTAAATGGTCAGGACCTTCACTATCAAAGAGGTCAGGTCATATGGAGCTGTAG